From Astyanax mexicanus isolate ESR-SI-001 chromosome 13, AstMex3_surface, whole genome shotgun sequence, the proteins below share one genomic window:
- the ccdc30 gene encoding coiled-coil domain-containing protein 30 isoform X3: MEQKEEKDELQELSVHLQKEGLSTEASADERQCHLWRLLQRSEGSLVSATEELQTLRAQQAGEMREVENYVEHIRNMLEERESLTAEYERDNEHLRTELAQMKHQQECQCKEVVEMLEQEGLDEISHSSASEQVAYLLVERVTLLERLEAAERKLDTQTLTGNLREVHLQEELDHIRQTLEEELKQQKETMRHAKESMNKGQESPTQSPWRKLFGVRKATQRAQSLTPAHTEVLAKERTERKKLERDLEEASSRLAMAHEEIRNLTDELDLARKAQAFCGSDLQTTGVEVARLKQEVEKLKQCDMVELQKAKERNERLDTEILVLRDRVRTLDTERKSLLKRLENSKIQSSNGGSTEHGSNHSVQDDGNDNPELLDRPLNGSEEHLHKRCRRESEDKDCRLRELQRRLQKQQQEHEELVERNEELEALLGEVQNKAKEERELHECEMEGLQRKIKNMESQLETKSHLKPEEKGVQEKESVPEIKDGGIQERLTFLENRLAEEKDWRKQLEVDLAVAQSSLKKEKQVMLRDHEELKRLRIEVQSLQAACQQEKSLNKSLTHIKGEKGILEEKVAKLERAQTRLQDNLAEQTENSRVQEDLRENREQVTQLKVQVEQLRSEQSALEKERSTLRDELVEKRKEVMELQTELSIRAHERLQTEGQMERLGLELQHVKEQLHTAKQEKALDPNPKPLAGEMEGLSQVVCVRSEMSMLHSTLEEERQLANQQQLALQAQISEAQARAKAQDSVLQQKGEENKQLKQDLQRTQHLFTSAERELRYEREKNLDLKRHNALLDQEKIKLCAELKQAQAKLAQLETSTTGQTADLEQLHQRTRELELELARSSQNKQTSNSLREELNAERARVITADKKVLELQQQLKNTLHQLRLEEARAGETSKLERDTRDMSDNLSALRAKLQEEQLQRKLLEQREEELQQQVRSLRMKEATLSRTNSELTHRSQQMDTRLEVLENELSAAREQQRLSQTNCHDLEDQLMSSHQESERLQEELQQALQQLDTNIRRYNEKQSMHKTKLRRAKQLFLKATTQRDLRIQKLESDLALATSLSEKEKDWIRTVTEENDQLLLERRELLKRMTEAEEMGNNGMRTATTTQQRVKFLEMENNQLQEKTLKLASQIGVLERALRNLQSGCTVEEVKKIFSSGTHADGLLLTSTPRVKVGDHAKSLESSLSLPNSQPSEIGYLNVSSPMAPSATMDQEENHSTASEDA, translated from the exons ATGGAGCAAAAAGAG gaaaAAGATGAGTTGCAGGAGCTCTCTGTACACTTGCAAAAGGAAGGCTTGTCCACTGAGGCTTCTGCAGACGAGCGACAGTGTCACCTGTGGCGTCTGCTCCAGCGCAGTGAGGGCAGCCTGGTCTCAGCTACAGAGGAGCTGCAGACACTGCGCGCACAGCAGGCTGGCGAGATGAGAGAG GTGGAAAATTATGTGGAGCACATTCGAAATATGCTGGAGGAGCGGGAAAGCCTGACAGCTGAATACGAACGAGACAACGAGCATCTTCGTACTGAGCTCGCACAAATGAAGCACCAGCAAG AGTGCCAGTGTAAGGAGGTCGTGGAGATGCTGGAGCAAGAGGGTCTAGATGAGATCAGTCACAGCAGTGCGAGTGAGCAGGTGGCCTATCTGCTGGTGGAGAGAGTTACCTTGCTAGAGAGGTTGGAGGCTGCAGAGAGGAAGCTTGATACACAGACACTCACTGGCAACCTTAGGGAGGTTCATCTACAG GAGGAACTGGACCATATCCGGCAAACTCTTGAGGAGGAGCTCAAGCAGCAAAAGGAAACCATGCGCCACGCCAAAGAGAGCATGAACAAG GGACAGGAATCTCCAACACAGAGCCCCTGGAGGAAACTCTTTGGTGTGCGCAAGGCTACACAAAGGGCACAGAGCCTAACTCCT GCACACACTGAGGTGTTGGCTAAAGAGCGCACAGAGCGTAAGAAGTTAGAGAGGGACCTAGAAGAAGCTTCCAGCAGGCTTGCTATGGCTCATGAAGAGATTCGCAACCTGACCGATGAGCTAGACCTGGCCCGAAAGGCCCAGGCCTTTTGTG GGTCTGACCTGCAGACAACGGGAGTAGAAGTGGCACGGCTGAAACAAGAAGTAGAAAAACTGAAACAGTGTG ATATGGTGGAGCTACAGAAGGCCAAAGAACGCAATGAAAGACTTGACACAGAGATTCTGGTGCTGAGGGATAGAGTGCGCACTTTGGACACCGAAAGAAAGAGTCTTTTGAAAAGG CTTGAAAATTCTAAGATACAGTCCAGTAATGGAGGCAGCACAGAACATGGGTCAAATCACTCTGTACAG GATGATGGAAATGACAATCCAGAGCTTTTAGATAGACCACTAAATGGTAGTGAAGAGCACCTTCATAAAAG GTGTCGAAGGGAGTCTGAGGATAAGGACTGCCGTCTGCGGGAGCTGCAGAGAAGgctgcagaaacagcagcaggagcacgAGGAGCTTGTAGAAAGGAACGAGGAGCTGGAAGCACTTTTGGGAGAGGTGCAGAACAAGGCGAAAGAGGAGCGTGAACTCCATGAGTGTGAGATGGAGGGCTTGCAACGAAAG ATAAAAAATATGGAGTCACAGCTGGAAACAAAGAGCCATTTAAAACCTGAAGAAAAGGGTGTTCAGGAAAAGGAGTCTGTGCCTGAG ATAAAAGATGGTGGCATTCAAGAGAGGCTGACATTTCTTGAGAATCGCCTTGCAGAGGAGAAGGACTGGAGGAAGCAGTTAGAGGTGGACCTAGCTGTAGCCCAGTCTTCTCTCAAAAAAGAGAAACAG GTAATGCTCAGAGATCATGAGGAGCTGAAGAGATTGCGTATAGAGGTGCAGAGCTTGCAGGCTGCATGCCAGCAGGAGAAATCCCTCAACAAGAGCCTCACTCATATTAAGGGAGAAAAGGGAATTTTGGAAGAGAAG GTGGCCAAGTTGGAGCGGGCTCAAACACGACTTCAGGACAACCTGGCAGAGCAGACGGAGAACAGCAGAGTGCAGGAGGACCTGAGAGAGAACAGGGAGCAGGTGACACAGCTTAAAGTTCAGGTTGAACAATTGAGATCAGAACAGTCTGCACTGGAGAAAGAACGCAGCACTCTGAG ggATGAGCTTGTGGAGAAGCGCAAGGAGGTTATGGAGCTGCAGACTGAGCTCAGCATCAGAGCCCATGAGAGACTGCAGACAGAAGGCCAGATGGAGCGTCTCGGTCTGGAACTGCAGCACGTAAAGGAGCAGCTCCATACTGCAAAGCAGGAGAAGGCTCTTGACCCTAATCCTAAACCTCTTGCAGGAGAGATGGAAGGGCTCAGCCAG GTGGTGTGTGTGAGGTCAGAGATGAGCATGCTTCACTCCACACTGGAAGAGGAGAGACAGCTGGCCAACCAGCAGCAGCTGGCCCTGCAGGCTCAGATCAGCGAGGCACAGGCCCGGGCCAAG GCACAAGACTCTGTCCTGCAACAAAAGGGAGAGGAGAATAAGCAGCTAAAGCAAGACCTCCAAAGGACCCAGCACCTCTTCACTTCAGCTGAGCGGGAGCTGCGCTACGAGAGGGAGAAAAACCTTGACCTTAAGAGACACAATGCACTTTTAGACCAAGAGAAGATAAAG CTGTGTGCAGAGCTCAAGCAAGCCCAGGCTAAACTGGCCCAGCTGGAGACCAGTACCACAGGGCAGACTGCAGACCTGGAGCAACTGCATCAAAGAACCAGGGAGTTGGAGCTGGAGCTGGCCAGAAGCAGCCAGAACAAACAAACCAGCAACAGCCTCAGAGAGGAGCTCAATGCAGAGAGAGCCCGTGTCATCACTGCCGATAAGAAG GTCTTGGAGCTTCAGCAACAGCTGAAGAACACTCTGCATCAGTTACGTCTGGAGGAAGCCAGAGCTGGAGAGACCAGCAAGCTGGAGCGAGACACTAGAGATATGTCTGATAACCTGTCTGCTCTCCGAGCCAAACTGCAGGAGGAACAACTCCAGAG GAAGTTGCTGGAGCAGAGAGAagaggagctgcagcagcaggtgCGCTCTCTGCGCATGAAGGAAGCCACTCTCAGCCGAACTAACTCTGAGCTCACTCACCGCTCGCAGCAAATGGACACACGGCTGGAGGTGCTTGAGAACGAGCTGAGTGCTGCCAGAGAGCAG CAGAGGCTGAGTCAGACAAACTGCCATGACCTGGAAGACCAACTCATGTCTTCTCACCAGGAGTCTGAGAGACTGCAGGAAGAGCTGCAGCAGGCCCTACAACAGCTCGACACTAACATCAG GAGATACAATGAAAAGCAGTCTATGCACAAAACCAAGCTGCGCAGAGCAAAGCAACTGTTCTTGAAGGCAACTACCCAGCGAGACCTGAGGATTCAGAAGCTGGAAAGTGATCTGGCCCTTGCAACAAGTCTGTCAGAGAAA GAAAAGGACTGGATCAGGACTGTGACAGAGGAGAATGACCAGCTCCTGTTGGAGAGGCGAGAGTTGCTGAAGAGGATGACTGAGGCTGAGGAGATGGGGAACAATGGAATGAGAACGGCTACTACCACACAGCAAAG GGTAAAGTTTTTGGAAATGGAGAATAATCAGCTTCAGGAGAAAACCCTGAAGCTGGCCAGTCAGATTGGAGTTTTGGAACGTGCACTGAGAAATCTTCAGTCAGGGTGCACTGTTGAG GAGGTCAAGAAAATCTTTTCTTCTGGAACACATGCTGACGGCCTGCTGCTAACATCAACTCCAAG GGTTAAAGTGGGGGATCATGCCAAGAGCCTGGAGTCCTCTCTGTCCTTGCCCAACTCCCAACCTTCAGAGATTGGCTATCTGAACGTAAGCTCTCCTATGGCCCCCAGTGCCACAATGGATCAAGAGGAGAACCACAGCACAGCCAGTGAAGATGCCTGA
- the ccdc30 gene encoding coiled-coil domain-containing protein 30 isoform X2 — protein MEQKEEKDELQELSVHLQKEGLSTEASADERQCHLWRLLQRSEGSLVSATEELQTLRAQQAGEMREVENYVEHIRNMLEERESLTAEYERDNEHLRTELAQMKHQQECQCKEVVEMLEQEGLDEISHSSASEQVAYLLVERVTLLERLEAAERKLDTQTLTGNLREVHLQEELDHIRQTLEEELKQQKETMRHAKESMNKGQESPTQSPWRKLFGVRKATQRAQSLTPAHTEVLAKERTERKKLERDLEEASSRLAMAHEEIRNLTDELDLARKAQAFCGSDLQTTGVEVARLKQEVEKLKQCDMVELQKAKERNERLDTEILVLRDRVRTLDTERKSLLKRLENSKIQSSNGGSTEHGSNHSVQDDGNDNPELLDRPLNGSEEHLHKRCRRESEDKDCRLRELQRRLQKQQQEHEELVERNEELEALLGEVQNKAKEERELHECEMEGLQRKIKNMESQLETKSHLKPEEKGVQEKESVPEIKDGGIQERLTFLENRLAEEKDWRKQLEVDLAVAQSSLKKEKQVMLRDHEELKRLRIEVQSLQAACQQEKSLNKSLTHIKGEKGILEEKVAKLERAQTRLQDNLAEQTENSRVQEDLRENREQVTQLKVQVEQLRSEQSALEKERSTLRDELVEKRKEVMELQTELSIRAHERLQTEGQMERLGLELQHVKEQLHTAKQEKALDPNPKPLAGEMEGLSQVVCVRSEMSMLHSTLEEERQLANQQQLALQAQISEAQARAKAQDSVLQQKGEENKQLKQDLQRTQHLFTSAERELRYEREKNLDLKRHNALLDQEKIKLCAELKQAQAKLAQLETSTTGQTADLEQLHQRTRELELELARSSQNKQTSNSLREELNAERARVITADKKVLELQQQLKNTLHQLRLEEARAGETSKLERDTRDMSDNLSALRAKLQEEQLQRKLLEQREEELQQQVRSLRMKEATLSRTNSELTHRSQQMDTRLEVLENELSAAREQRLSQTNCHDLEDQLMSSHQESERLQEELQQALQQLDTNIRRYNEKQSMHKTKLRRAKQLFLKATTQRDLRIQKLESDLALATSLSEKEKDWIRTVTEENDQLLLERRELLKRMTEAEEMGNNGMRTATTTQQRVKFLEMENNQLQEKTLKLASQIGVLERALRNLQSGCTVEEVKKIFSSGTHADGLLLTSTPSPKPGLCDSWGLLDAIRRVKVGDHAKSLESSLSLPNSQPSEIGYLNVSSPMAPSATMDQEENHSTASEDA, from the exons ATGGAGCAAAAAGAG gaaaAAGATGAGTTGCAGGAGCTCTCTGTACACTTGCAAAAGGAAGGCTTGTCCACTGAGGCTTCTGCAGACGAGCGACAGTGTCACCTGTGGCGTCTGCTCCAGCGCAGTGAGGGCAGCCTGGTCTCAGCTACAGAGGAGCTGCAGACACTGCGCGCACAGCAGGCTGGCGAGATGAGAGAG GTGGAAAATTATGTGGAGCACATTCGAAATATGCTGGAGGAGCGGGAAAGCCTGACAGCTGAATACGAACGAGACAACGAGCATCTTCGTACTGAGCTCGCACAAATGAAGCACCAGCAAG AGTGCCAGTGTAAGGAGGTCGTGGAGATGCTGGAGCAAGAGGGTCTAGATGAGATCAGTCACAGCAGTGCGAGTGAGCAGGTGGCCTATCTGCTGGTGGAGAGAGTTACCTTGCTAGAGAGGTTGGAGGCTGCAGAGAGGAAGCTTGATACACAGACACTCACTGGCAACCTTAGGGAGGTTCATCTACAG GAGGAACTGGACCATATCCGGCAAACTCTTGAGGAGGAGCTCAAGCAGCAAAAGGAAACCATGCGCCACGCCAAAGAGAGCATGAACAAG GGACAGGAATCTCCAACACAGAGCCCCTGGAGGAAACTCTTTGGTGTGCGCAAGGCTACACAAAGGGCACAGAGCCTAACTCCT GCACACACTGAGGTGTTGGCTAAAGAGCGCACAGAGCGTAAGAAGTTAGAGAGGGACCTAGAAGAAGCTTCCAGCAGGCTTGCTATGGCTCATGAAGAGATTCGCAACCTGACCGATGAGCTAGACCTGGCCCGAAAGGCCCAGGCCTTTTGTG GGTCTGACCTGCAGACAACGGGAGTAGAAGTGGCACGGCTGAAACAAGAAGTAGAAAAACTGAAACAGTGTG ATATGGTGGAGCTACAGAAGGCCAAAGAACGCAATGAAAGACTTGACACAGAGATTCTGGTGCTGAGGGATAGAGTGCGCACTTTGGACACCGAAAGAAAGAGTCTTTTGAAAAGG CTTGAAAATTCTAAGATACAGTCCAGTAATGGAGGCAGCACAGAACATGGGTCAAATCACTCTGTACAG GATGATGGAAATGACAATCCAGAGCTTTTAGATAGACCACTAAATGGTAGTGAAGAGCACCTTCATAAAAG GTGTCGAAGGGAGTCTGAGGATAAGGACTGCCGTCTGCGGGAGCTGCAGAGAAGgctgcagaaacagcagcaggagcacgAGGAGCTTGTAGAAAGGAACGAGGAGCTGGAAGCACTTTTGGGAGAGGTGCAGAACAAGGCGAAAGAGGAGCGTGAACTCCATGAGTGTGAGATGGAGGGCTTGCAACGAAAG ATAAAAAATATGGAGTCACAGCTGGAAACAAAGAGCCATTTAAAACCTGAAGAAAAGGGTGTTCAGGAAAAGGAGTCTGTGCCTGAG ATAAAAGATGGTGGCATTCAAGAGAGGCTGACATTTCTTGAGAATCGCCTTGCAGAGGAGAAGGACTGGAGGAAGCAGTTAGAGGTGGACCTAGCTGTAGCCCAGTCTTCTCTCAAAAAAGAGAAACAG GTAATGCTCAGAGATCATGAGGAGCTGAAGAGATTGCGTATAGAGGTGCAGAGCTTGCAGGCTGCATGCCAGCAGGAGAAATCCCTCAACAAGAGCCTCACTCATATTAAGGGAGAAAAGGGAATTTTGGAAGAGAAG GTGGCCAAGTTGGAGCGGGCTCAAACACGACTTCAGGACAACCTGGCAGAGCAGACGGAGAACAGCAGAGTGCAGGAGGACCTGAGAGAGAACAGGGAGCAGGTGACACAGCTTAAAGTTCAGGTTGAACAATTGAGATCAGAACAGTCTGCACTGGAGAAAGAACGCAGCACTCTGAG ggATGAGCTTGTGGAGAAGCGCAAGGAGGTTATGGAGCTGCAGACTGAGCTCAGCATCAGAGCCCATGAGAGACTGCAGACAGAAGGCCAGATGGAGCGTCTCGGTCTGGAACTGCAGCACGTAAAGGAGCAGCTCCATACTGCAAAGCAGGAGAAGGCTCTTGACCCTAATCCTAAACCTCTTGCAGGAGAGATGGAAGGGCTCAGCCAG GTGGTGTGTGTGAGGTCAGAGATGAGCATGCTTCACTCCACACTGGAAGAGGAGAGACAGCTGGCCAACCAGCAGCAGCTGGCCCTGCAGGCTCAGATCAGCGAGGCACAGGCCCGGGCCAAG GCACAAGACTCTGTCCTGCAACAAAAGGGAGAGGAGAATAAGCAGCTAAAGCAAGACCTCCAAAGGACCCAGCACCTCTTCACTTCAGCTGAGCGGGAGCTGCGCTACGAGAGGGAGAAAAACCTTGACCTTAAGAGACACAATGCACTTTTAGACCAAGAGAAGATAAAG CTGTGTGCAGAGCTCAAGCAAGCCCAGGCTAAACTGGCCCAGCTGGAGACCAGTACCACAGGGCAGACTGCAGACCTGGAGCAACTGCATCAAAGAACCAGGGAGTTGGAGCTGGAGCTGGCCAGAAGCAGCCAGAACAAACAAACCAGCAACAGCCTCAGAGAGGAGCTCAATGCAGAGAGAGCCCGTGTCATCACTGCCGATAAGAAG GTCTTGGAGCTTCAGCAACAGCTGAAGAACACTCTGCATCAGTTACGTCTGGAGGAAGCCAGAGCTGGAGAGACCAGCAAGCTGGAGCGAGACACTAGAGATATGTCTGATAACCTGTCTGCTCTCCGAGCCAAACTGCAGGAGGAACAACTCCAGAG GAAGTTGCTGGAGCAGAGAGAagaggagctgcagcagcaggtgCGCTCTCTGCGCATGAAGGAAGCCACTCTCAGCCGAACTAACTCTGAGCTCACTCACCGCTCGCAGCAAATGGACACACGGCTGGAGGTGCTTGAGAACGAGCTGAGTGCTGCCAGAGAGCAG AGGCTGAGTCAGACAAACTGCCATGACCTGGAAGACCAACTCATGTCTTCTCACCAGGAGTCTGAGAGACTGCAGGAAGAGCTGCAGCAGGCCCTACAACAGCTCGACACTAACATCAG GAGATACAATGAAAAGCAGTCTATGCACAAAACCAAGCTGCGCAGAGCAAAGCAACTGTTCTTGAAGGCAACTACCCAGCGAGACCTGAGGATTCAGAAGCTGGAAAGTGATCTGGCCCTTGCAACAAGTCTGTCAGAGAAA GAAAAGGACTGGATCAGGACTGTGACAGAGGAGAATGACCAGCTCCTGTTGGAGAGGCGAGAGTTGCTGAAGAGGATGACTGAGGCTGAGGAGATGGGGAACAATGGAATGAGAACGGCTACTACCACACAGCAAAG GGTAAAGTTTTTGGAAATGGAGAATAATCAGCTTCAGGAGAAAACCCTGAAGCTGGCCAGTCAGATTGGAGTTTTGGAACGTGCACTGAGAAATCTTCAGTCAGGGTGCACTGTTGAG GAGGTCAAGAAAATCTTTTCTTCTGGAACACATGCTGACGGCCTGCTGCTAACATCAACTCCAAG TCCAAAGCCTGGTCTGTGTGACTCATGGGGTCTCTTGGACGCCATCCGCAGGGTTAAAGTGGGGGATCATGCCAAGAGCCTGGAGTCCTCTCTGTCCTTGCCCAACTCCCAACCTTCAGAGATTGGCTATCTGAACGTAAGCTCTCCTATGGCCCCCAGTGCCACAATGGATCAAGAGGAGAACCACAGCACAGCCAGTGAAGATGCCTGA
- the ccdc30 gene encoding coiled-coil domain-containing protein 30 isoform X1, producing MEQKEEKDELQELSVHLQKEGLSTEASADERQCHLWRLLQRSEGSLVSATEELQTLRAQQAGEMREVENYVEHIRNMLEERESLTAEYERDNEHLRTELAQMKHQQECQCKEVVEMLEQEGLDEISHSSASEQVAYLLVERVTLLERLEAAERKLDTQTLTGNLREVHLQEELDHIRQTLEEELKQQKETMRHAKESMNKGQESPTQSPWRKLFGVRKATQRAQSLTPAHTEVLAKERTERKKLERDLEEASSRLAMAHEEIRNLTDELDLARKAQAFCGSDLQTTGVEVARLKQEVEKLKQCDMVELQKAKERNERLDTEILVLRDRVRTLDTERKSLLKRLENSKIQSSNGGSTEHGSNHSVQDDGNDNPELLDRPLNGSEEHLHKRCRRESEDKDCRLRELQRRLQKQQQEHEELVERNEELEALLGEVQNKAKEERELHECEMEGLQRKIKNMESQLETKSHLKPEEKGVQEKESVPEIKDGGIQERLTFLENRLAEEKDWRKQLEVDLAVAQSSLKKEKQVMLRDHEELKRLRIEVQSLQAACQQEKSLNKSLTHIKGEKGILEEKVAKLERAQTRLQDNLAEQTENSRVQEDLRENREQVTQLKVQVEQLRSEQSALEKERSTLRDELVEKRKEVMELQTELSIRAHERLQTEGQMERLGLELQHVKEQLHTAKQEKALDPNPKPLAGEMEGLSQVVCVRSEMSMLHSTLEEERQLANQQQLALQAQISEAQARAKAQDSVLQQKGEENKQLKQDLQRTQHLFTSAERELRYEREKNLDLKRHNALLDQEKIKLCAELKQAQAKLAQLETSTTGQTADLEQLHQRTRELELELARSSQNKQTSNSLREELNAERARVITADKKVLELQQQLKNTLHQLRLEEARAGETSKLERDTRDMSDNLSALRAKLQEEQLQRKLLEQREEELQQQVRSLRMKEATLSRTNSELTHRSQQMDTRLEVLENELSAAREQQRLSQTNCHDLEDQLMSSHQESERLQEELQQALQQLDTNIRRYNEKQSMHKTKLRRAKQLFLKATTQRDLRIQKLESDLALATSLSEKEKDWIRTVTEENDQLLLERRELLKRMTEAEEMGNNGMRTATTTQQRVKFLEMENNQLQEKTLKLASQIGVLERALRNLQSGCTVEEVKKIFSSGTHADGLLLTSTPSPKPGLCDSWGLLDAIRRVKVGDHAKSLESSLSLPNSQPSEIGYLNVSSPMAPSATMDQEENHSTASEDA from the exons ATGGAGCAAAAAGAG gaaaAAGATGAGTTGCAGGAGCTCTCTGTACACTTGCAAAAGGAAGGCTTGTCCACTGAGGCTTCTGCAGACGAGCGACAGTGTCACCTGTGGCGTCTGCTCCAGCGCAGTGAGGGCAGCCTGGTCTCAGCTACAGAGGAGCTGCAGACACTGCGCGCACAGCAGGCTGGCGAGATGAGAGAG GTGGAAAATTATGTGGAGCACATTCGAAATATGCTGGAGGAGCGGGAAAGCCTGACAGCTGAATACGAACGAGACAACGAGCATCTTCGTACTGAGCTCGCACAAATGAAGCACCAGCAAG AGTGCCAGTGTAAGGAGGTCGTGGAGATGCTGGAGCAAGAGGGTCTAGATGAGATCAGTCACAGCAGTGCGAGTGAGCAGGTGGCCTATCTGCTGGTGGAGAGAGTTACCTTGCTAGAGAGGTTGGAGGCTGCAGAGAGGAAGCTTGATACACAGACACTCACTGGCAACCTTAGGGAGGTTCATCTACAG GAGGAACTGGACCATATCCGGCAAACTCTTGAGGAGGAGCTCAAGCAGCAAAAGGAAACCATGCGCCACGCCAAAGAGAGCATGAACAAG GGACAGGAATCTCCAACACAGAGCCCCTGGAGGAAACTCTTTGGTGTGCGCAAGGCTACACAAAGGGCACAGAGCCTAACTCCT GCACACACTGAGGTGTTGGCTAAAGAGCGCACAGAGCGTAAGAAGTTAGAGAGGGACCTAGAAGAAGCTTCCAGCAGGCTTGCTATGGCTCATGAAGAGATTCGCAACCTGACCGATGAGCTAGACCTGGCCCGAAAGGCCCAGGCCTTTTGTG GGTCTGACCTGCAGACAACGGGAGTAGAAGTGGCACGGCTGAAACAAGAAGTAGAAAAACTGAAACAGTGTG ATATGGTGGAGCTACAGAAGGCCAAAGAACGCAATGAAAGACTTGACACAGAGATTCTGGTGCTGAGGGATAGAGTGCGCACTTTGGACACCGAAAGAAAGAGTCTTTTGAAAAGG CTTGAAAATTCTAAGATACAGTCCAGTAATGGAGGCAGCACAGAACATGGGTCAAATCACTCTGTACAG GATGATGGAAATGACAATCCAGAGCTTTTAGATAGACCACTAAATGGTAGTGAAGAGCACCTTCATAAAAG GTGTCGAAGGGAGTCTGAGGATAAGGACTGCCGTCTGCGGGAGCTGCAGAGAAGgctgcagaaacagcagcaggagcacgAGGAGCTTGTAGAAAGGAACGAGGAGCTGGAAGCACTTTTGGGAGAGGTGCAGAACAAGGCGAAAGAGGAGCGTGAACTCCATGAGTGTGAGATGGAGGGCTTGCAACGAAAG ATAAAAAATATGGAGTCACAGCTGGAAACAAAGAGCCATTTAAAACCTGAAGAAAAGGGTGTTCAGGAAAAGGAGTCTGTGCCTGAG ATAAAAGATGGTGGCATTCAAGAGAGGCTGACATTTCTTGAGAATCGCCTTGCAGAGGAGAAGGACTGGAGGAAGCAGTTAGAGGTGGACCTAGCTGTAGCCCAGTCTTCTCTCAAAAAAGAGAAACAG GTAATGCTCAGAGATCATGAGGAGCTGAAGAGATTGCGTATAGAGGTGCAGAGCTTGCAGGCTGCATGCCAGCAGGAGAAATCCCTCAACAAGAGCCTCACTCATATTAAGGGAGAAAAGGGAATTTTGGAAGAGAAG GTGGCCAAGTTGGAGCGGGCTCAAACACGACTTCAGGACAACCTGGCAGAGCAGACGGAGAACAGCAGAGTGCAGGAGGACCTGAGAGAGAACAGGGAGCAGGTGACACAGCTTAAAGTTCAGGTTGAACAATTGAGATCAGAACAGTCTGCACTGGAGAAAGAACGCAGCACTCTGAG ggATGAGCTTGTGGAGAAGCGCAAGGAGGTTATGGAGCTGCAGACTGAGCTCAGCATCAGAGCCCATGAGAGACTGCAGACAGAAGGCCAGATGGAGCGTCTCGGTCTGGAACTGCAGCACGTAAAGGAGCAGCTCCATACTGCAAAGCAGGAGAAGGCTCTTGACCCTAATCCTAAACCTCTTGCAGGAGAGATGGAAGGGCTCAGCCAG GTGGTGTGTGTGAGGTCAGAGATGAGCATGCTTCACTCCACACTGGAAGAGGAGAGACAGCTGGCCAACCAGCAGCAGCTGGCCCTGCAGGCTCAGATCAGCGAGGCACAGGCCCGGGCCAAG GCACAAGACTCTGTCCTGCAACAAAAGGGAGAGGAGAATAAGCAGCTAAAGCAAGACCTCCAAAGGACCCAGCACCTCTTCACTTCAGCTGAGCGGGAGCTGCGCTACGAGAGGGAGAAAAACCTTGACCTTAAGAGACACAATGCACTTTTAGACCAAGAGAAGATAAAG CTGTGTGCAGAGCTCAAGCAAGCCCAGGCTAAACTGGCCCAGCTGGAGACCAGTACCACAGGGCAGACTGCAGACCTGGAGCAACTGCATCAAAGAACCAGGGAGTTGGAGCTGGAGCTGGCCAGAAGCAGCCAGAACAAACAAACCAGCAACAGCCTCAGAGAGGAGCTCAATGCAGAGAGAGCCCGTGTCATCACTGCCGATAAGAAG GTCTTGGAGCTTCAGCAACAGCTGAAGAACACTCTGCATCAGTTACGTCTGGAGGAAGCCAGAGCTGGAGAGACCAGCAAGCTGGAGCGAGACACTAGAGATATGTCTGATAACCTGTCTGCTCTCCGAGCCAAACTGCAGGAGGAACAACTCCAGAG GAAGTTGCTGGAGCAGAGAGAagaggagctgcagcagcaggtgCGCTCTCTGCGCATGAAGGAAGCCACTCTCAGCCGAACTAACTCTGAGCTCACTCACCGCTCGCAGCAAATGGACACACGGCTGGAGGTGCTTGAGAACGAGCTGAGTGCTGCCAGAGAGCAG CAGAGGCTGAGTCAGACAAACTGCCATGACCTGGAAGACCAACTCATGTCTTCTCACCAGGAGTCTGAGAGACTGCAGGAAGAGCTGCAGCAGGCCCTACAACAGCTCGACACTAACATCAG GAGATACAATGAAAAGCAGTCTATGCACAAAACCAAGCTGCGCAGAGCAAAGCAACTGTTCTTGAAGGCAACTACCCAGCGAGACCTGAGGATTCAGAAGCTGGAAAGTGATCTGGCCCTTGCAACAAGTCTGTCAGAGAAA GAAAAGGACTGGATCAGGACTGTGACAGAGGAGAATGACCAGCTCCTGTTGGAGAGGCGAGAGTTGCTGAAGAGGATGACTGAGGCTGAGGAGATGGGGAACAATGGAATGAGAACGGCTACTACCACACAGCAAAG GGTAAAGTTTTTGGAAATGGAGAATAATCAGCTTCAGGAGAAAACCCTGAAGCTGGCCAGTCAGATTGGAGTTTTGGAACGTGCACTGAGAAATCTTCAGTCAGGGTGCACTGTTGAG GAGGTCAAGAAAATCTTTTCTTCTGGAACACATGCTGACGGCCTGCTGCTAACATCAACTCCAAG TCCAAAGCCTGGTCTGTGTGACTCATGGGGTCTCTTGGACGCCATCCGCAGGGTTAAAGTGGGGGATCATGCCAAGAGCCTGGAGTCCTCTCTGTCCTTGCCCAACTCCCAACCTTCAGAGATTGGCTATCTGAACGTAAGCTCTCCTATGGCCCCCAGTGCCACAATGGATCAAGAGGAGAACCACAGCACAGCCAGTGAAGATGCCTGA